The Cohnella abietis genome has a segment encoding these proteins:
- a CDS encoding helix-turn-helix domain-containing protein, whose protein sequence is MSQRHNHLLRLQEVMDLLGVSRATIDRWRRDKQLPHIKIGKEILVDKHKLDTWIQQHSRAIPSPVSPLPPMPPRVEHSSSRTIVVGYQSGAALLWSPLIIKQLGFFEEELRAISPGIDYHVRWVNAPNGIELVEDIIAGRVNIASIGDYPMIASIALSRILPRFRPLMLAFDGKTRNGEGISLVVPANSSAYRPEEFSAVKIATVGHSSASYRLSEWEKGLGLEFNPVVHRTMGDCMNGILDGSIGASMLWEPYLSWAKALGAGIPLQSEGVSSDYLTGLISDNEWAHNNEDVVIAYLKAHLRAHEFIRQEPDRASSLVQAGSGFPISVIASVLSRIRWDASFYNKDLMTLNQLGESQMDLLQSHETHRGGFEFDKRFLQEAVEALKLPILPDSALPGEWSHEMLY, encoded by the coding sequence ATGTCGCAACGTCACAACCATCTACTGAGATTGCAGGAAGTCATGGATCTATTGGGTGTAAGTCGGGCAACGATTGACCGTTGGCGTCGTGATAAACAGCTGCCTCACATTAAGATTGGTAAAGAAATTCTTGTGGATAAGCATAAGCTTGACACTTGGATACAGCAGCATTCTCGAGCAATTCCGTCCCCTGTGAGCCCACTGCCTCCAATGCCCCCGAGAGTAGAGCACTCCTCATCAAGGACGATCGTGGTCGGCTACCAAAGTGGGGCTGCGCTTCTGTGGAGTCCGCTTATTATCAAGCAATTAGGATTTTTCGAAGAGGAATTACGGGCAATCAGCCCCGGAATTGATTATCACGTACGTTGGGTTAATGCACCGAACGGCATAGAGTTAGTAGAAGACATTATTGCAGGCCGAGTTAATATCGCATCTATTGGAGATTACCCGATGATTGCTAGTATAGCGCTCAGTCGGATATTACCAAGATTTCGTCCTTTAATGCTTGCTTTCGACGGAAAAACGCGGAATGGAGAAGGAATCTCCCTAGTCGTTCCTGCCAACAGTTCGGCTTATAGGCCGGAGGAATTTTCCGCGGTGAAGATTGCAACGGTTGGTCATTCAAGTGCATCTTATCGTCTGAGCGAGTGGGAGAAGGGCTTAGGCTTAGAATTCAATCCAGTTGTCCATCGTACAATGGGTGATTGCATGAACGGGATCTTAGATGGCAGCATTGGAGCGAGCATGCTGTGGGAGCCGTATTTGAGCTGGGCGAAAGCGCTTGGTGCGGGAATTCCGCTACAATCTGAGGGCGTCAGCAGTGACTATTTGACTGGGTTAATTTCAGATAACGAATGGGCACATAACAACGAGGATGTTGTAATTGCGTACTTGAAGGCACATTTAAGAGCGCACGAATTTATTCGACAAGAGCCGGATCGAGCATCATCCCTTGTTCAAGCGGGAAGCGGATTCCCAATCAGCGTTATTGCAAGCGTGTTATCACGAATCCGTTGGGATGCTTCGTTCTATAATAAGGATCTGATGACACTTAATCAGCTAGGTGAAAGTCAAATGGATTTGTTGCAATCGCATGAGACGCATCGGGGAGGGTTCGAGTTCGATAAACGGTTTTTGCAGGAGGCTGTTGAGGCATTAAAGCTTCCGATTTTACCGGATTCGGCATTGCCGGGAGAATGGTCTCATGAAATGCTCTATTAA
- a CDS encoding RNA polymerase sigma factor gives MYNSYELNESVRRALDLYSQSMIKIAFAYLKNIADAEEVTQEVFLTYLQKRPVFESSEHEKAWLIRLTINKSKNMLKTGWFKSRNPVPEDLSYLPKEENGVLQAVLALDKKYRIPIHLHYYEGYSIQEIAVIMQSKPATVGTWLARGRFILKEKIGGMEDEEICL, from the coding sequence GTGTACAATTCATATGAGCTCAATGAATCTGTACGAAGGGCCTTGGATCTATATTCACAAAGCATGATCAAAATTGCCTTTGCATATTTGAAAAATATAGCTGACGCAGAAGAAGTGACACAGGAAGTATTCCTTACCTATTTGCAAAAACGCCCTGTATTTGAAAGCAGTGAACATGAAAAAGCTTGGCTGATTCGATTAACAATTAATAAAAGTAAAAATATGCTTAAAACCGGCTGGTTCAAGAGCAGAAATCCTGTTCCCGAAGACCTAAGCTACCTCCCAAAAGAAGAAAATGGGGTCCTGCAGGCCGTACTGGCCTTGGACAAGAAGTATCGAATTCCGATTCATCTGCACTACTATGAGGGATATTCTATTCAGGAAATTGCAGTTATTATGCAGTCCAAGCCCGCAACAGTAGGAACATGGCTTGCAAGAGGACGCTTCATCTTAAAAGAGAAGATTGGAGGCATGGAGGATGAAGAAATCTGTTTATAA
- a CDS encoding DUF5666 domain-containing protein has protein sequence MKKSVYKSAMSRVKISEDFKEATYQKLMLEMEKTTQINNNNQKGKLKMENTKKRTLTGWTVGIAACALLSVSIFTMNQNAPGTTPQPSAIVTKPPIVGKVAVNIDGVITEVSADGKSFKVGDLWVTVTDKTALGSKEPTASKPSEELLQKEFKVGNIVSGYTSQDVGSGKVTADVIYNNIAPQKDNITNPPIKGKAAVNIEGEITEVSADGKSFKVGGLWVTVTSETELGISGPTAAKPSEALLQKEFKVGNFVSGFTTEDVGTGKVTATRIYNNMAPQK, from the coding sequence ATGAAGAAATCTGTTTATAAATCCGCGATGTCCCGTGTGAAAATAAGTGAGGATTTTAAAGAGGCAACGTACCAGAAGCTGATGCTGGAAATGGAAAAGACAACACAAATAAATAATAACAACCAAAAGGGGAAATTAAAAATGGAAAACACTAAAAAAAGAACGTTAACAGGTTGGACAGTCGGCATTGCAGCGTGTGCGTTATTATCGGTCAGCATTTTCACAATGAACCAGAATGCGCCGGGTACTACACCCCAACCTTCGGCAATTGTAACGAAGCCTCCTATTGTCGGTAAAGTGGCAGTCAATATTGATGGTGTCATCACCGAAGTGAGTGCGGATGGCAAAAGCTTTAAGGTTGGTGACCTGTGGGTGACAGTAACAGATAAAACGGCGCTGGGCAGTAAAGAACCGACAGCATCGAAGCCATCGGAAGAGTTGCTACAGAAAGAGTTTAAGGTTGGCAATATCGTGTCCGGCTATACCTCTCAAGATGTCGGCTCCGGCAAGGTGACTGCAGATGTTATCTACAACAACATAGCTCCACAGAAGGATAATATCACGAACCCACCTATTAAGGGGAAAGCTGCAGTTAATATCGAGGGCGAGATTACGGAAGTAAGCGCAGATGGCAAAAGCTTTAAGGTTGGCGGCTTGTGGGTAACCGTAACATCAGAAACTGAATTAGGCATCTCAGGCCCGACTGCTGCTAAACCATCTGAAGCGCTGCTGCAAAAAGAATTTAAGGTTGGCAATTTCGTATCTGGATTTACGACAGAGGATGTAGGCACGGGAAAAGTGACTGCAACGCGCATCTACAACAACATGGCTCCGCAAAAATAA
- a CDS encoding YdeI/OmpD-associated family protein gives MTDSRINAKADEFISKSKKWKEHYEKLRNIVLDCELTEEFKWMHPCYTFEKKNIVLIHGFKEYCALLFHKGALLKDPQGILIQQTENVQAARQIRFTNVQEIVELESILKAYIHEAIEVEKAGLQVDFVKNTEFEIPVELQNKFDEIPALKTAFEALTPGRQRAYILYFSAPKQSKTRESRVQKSMQQILDGKGLND, from the coding sequence ATGACAGATAGTAGGATAAATGCTAAGGCTGATGAATTTATAAGTAAATCTAAAAAGTGGAAGGAACACTATGAGAAGTTAAGAAATATAGTTCTCGACTGTGAACTGACCGAGGAATTTAAGTGGATGCATCCTTGTTACACTTTTGAGAAGAAAAATATCGTTTTAATCCATGGGTTTAAAGAATATTGTGCGCTTCTGTTCCACAAAGGTGCTCTGTTAAAGGATCCCCAGGGGATTCTAATTCAACAAACGGAAAATGTACAGGCGGCGCGCCAGATTCGGTTTACTAACGTTCAAGAAATAGTTGAACTGGAATCCATCTTGAAAGCCTATATTCATGAAGCTATTGAAGTTGAAAAAGCGGGGCTGCAAGTGGATTTTGTAAAGAATACAGAATTCGAAATCCCTGTAGAGCTGCAAAATAAATTCGATGAAATCCCCGCTTTGAAAACTGCTTTTGAAGCATTGACGCCGGGACGACAAAGAGCTTACATTCTTTATTTTTCCGCACCCAAACAATCCAAAACCCGAGAATCCAGAGTCCAAAAAAGCATGCAGCAAATTCTCGATGGAAAGGGATTAAATGATTAG
- a CDS encoding hemoblobin-interacting domain-containing protein — MLLQKLKKTILIKLSMILAGFTLFSVLSISSPATPHASAESRWSVCGMEGSYCKFEGTRIIGYGNDYETNSKKITSRVYTMQDGSTLEGVQCVSAEFAAVFKLYTACYMLIDPEAELDTVWSTSTSDDNKTVSILFSVKETQVGTIADLKSKIRVKRTDDSDFRELDPEDTVSNVIFSPWGTPLSETDTSKLQITFKNPLMGTDNQLLIQPGALANGQGVVLNRPIAVDVLENDLGSWEYVGERGISTGFSPGGISMSMLNGTPYLAYIDYQIGNRIFVKKYNGSSWVSIDGGGLSTGMAGGLSSTVSGGNLYVSYFEYSDFQLHIKKYDGNSWSSIDVGNSVQTQLDGTGTFSLAIHNNTPYIAYSDKANGNKLTVKVYNKNKNSWDSLGNVGFSQDAVSQISLTIEGGIPYVAYRNEFPYLIPGHMWAFTPSGWVKKFDQESNSWSDLGKFSNDKPELTTLFIKDGIPYVAYVDIISGRTGMTIAVKKRVGNVWKMVDEGGSISNGSAYSFHISEGTLYLAYVGSNGKTTVKKLVGDQWIYVGATGITEKGASYSSVYVENGIPYIATSSVSNDAAYNLKPEVKKFLLTPPTLTADLTNNNTVSPVIVTFPDLAAWRSDITAVKDGADTLAPGTYTVSAGKITFNPGVLGLGSHTIKVSTPARYKDATVGLTVYLKKPILTADTTNNDVGHPIDISFPDDATWRGAITSVKDGATAITNYSVTEGKLTIYAGVLTEGNHTITITATDYADAIVNQTVTLIPSPVLSADTTNNDPANVIEITFPDDGAWRDEITAVKDGATTLPISRYSIVAGKIIFKAGALALGNHTIRVLAPNYSDATVTQMIVLKHPALAADTTTNDTESEIDVTFPDDPAWRGSITEIQDGATTLSANSYTVYVGKITFNAGVLSAGSHTLTVKATNYSDAIIRQDILISNVIISDDALLSNLTVNQGSLTFVSSQLEYSVNVANAVASVGFSVTKGNPNQALTVIGATETSVTDNVYAYSANDLLVGSNLIQIKVTAEDGSSSNTYKVTVTRDVQAEVPGGNVVIGGGAPAASNNPVTSTDGKLTVPTGKAGEVSLQNEVKVFIPADASAKDLIITIDKLLDTQSLLTDKEVLVSPIFEILKNFSENFKQPVTLTFAFDPTSLKGDQKASVFYYDEVKKHWMEVGGVVNGNRIVVEVNHFTKYAVFAVGQSSEVPTKEPSTDADLKLSDIAGHWAEANIKQAISDGIITGYPGGLFKPNHTVTRAEFAVMLVKTLKLQGKGAELTFSDSAKIGVWAQTAVSLAVREGIITGYGDGSFHPNAEITRAEMAVMIAKALGKSSDANAAASGFADDEDITSWAKGSVAYVKEAGIVKGKGDNRFAPQDHATRAEAVAILLRAKALKSEQR, encoded by the coding sequence ATGCTACTACAAAAATTAAAGAAGACTATATTGATTAAGCTTTCCATGATTCTAGCTGGATTTACATTATTCTCTGTATTATCTATTTCATCTCCGGCTACGCCGCATGCATCGGCGGAATCCCGTTGGTCTGTGTGCGGCATGGAAGGGTCATATTGCAAATTTGAAGGGACGAGAATCATCGGATATGGCAATGATTACGAGACTAATAGCAAAAAAATAACCTCCAGAGTATATACAATGCAGGATGGTTCTACCTTGGAGGGAGTTCAATGCGTAAGCGCCGAGTTTGCCGCAGTATTCAAATTATATACCGCGTGTTATATGCTCATTGACCCTGAAGCTGAGCTCGATACTGTATGGTCAACATCTACTAGCGATGATAATAAGACGGTTTCCATTCTCTTTTCTGTTAAGGAGACACAGGTAGGCACGATTGCTGACTTAAAGAGCAAGATTAGGGTGAAAAGAACGGATGATTCGGATTTTCGCGAGCTTGATCCGGAGGATACCGTCAGCAATGTAATATTCTCACCGTGGGGAACACCTTTATCAGAAACAGATACAAGTAAACTTCAAATTACCTTTAAAAACCCACTAATGGGGACCGACAACCAATTGCTGATTCAACCTGGGGCGCTTGCCAATGGTCAAGGGGTAGTTCTCAACAGGCCAATTGCAGTCGATGTGCTAGAGAATGATCTCGGCAGCTGGGAGTATGTGGGCGAGCGTGGAATATCGACTGGATTTTCTCCGGGGGGTATTTCCATGAGCATGCTTAACGGAACCCCTTATTTGGCCTATATCGATTATCAGATCGGAAATAGAATTTTTGTGAAAAAATATAATGGAAGCAGTTGGGTATCGATAGACGGCGGCGGGCTTTCTACAGGGATGGCGGGAGGGCTTTCCTCGACCGTTTCTGGCGGTAACTTGTACGTGAGCTATTTCGAATACAGTGATTTTCAGCTGCATATCAAAAAATATGATGGAAACAGCTGGTCGTCTATAGACGTCGGAAATAGTGTGCAAACCCAGTTGGATGGCACAGGTACGTTCTCCTTAGCGATTCACAACAATACTCCGTATATCGCTTATTCGGATAAGGCAAATGGCAATAAATTGACGGTAAAGGTCTACAATAAGAATAAGAACAGCTGGGACTCGTTGGGCAACGTCGGTTTTTCGCAGGATGCGGTTTCGCAGATTTCCTTGACGATTGAAGGCGGTATCCCCTACGTAGCGTATCGGAACGAGTTTCCGTATTTAATTCCGGGTCATATGTGGGCATTCACGCCTTCAGGCTGGGTTAAGAAATTTGATCAGGAAAGCAACAGCTGGTCTGACTTGGGGAAATTTTCAAATGATAAACCTGAGCTGACGACATTATTCATAAAGGACGGTATCCCCTATGTCGCTTATGTTGATATTATTAGCGGTCGAACCGGAATGACAATCGCAGTGAAAAAGCGCGTCGGAAACGTTTGGAAGATGGTAGACGAGGGTGGCTCGATAAGTAATGGGTCGGCTTACTCCTTCCATATCTCAGAAGGAACACTCTATTTGGCGTATGTAGGAAGCAACGGTAAGACCACGGTGAAGAAGCTTGTCGGAGACCAGTGGATTTATGTTGGCGCTACGGGAATCACAGAAAAAGGGGCATCATATTCTTCCGTGTACGTTGAGAACGGTATCCCCTATATTGCGACTTCATCTGTAAGCAACGATGCTGCTTACAACCTTAAGCCCGAGGTTAAGAAGTTTCTTCTGACTCCGCCTACGTTAACGGCAGATTTAACGAATAACAACACGGTAAGTCCTGTCATTGTTACCTTTCCGGACTTGGCTGCATGGCGCAGTGATATTACGGCAGTGAAGGATGGAGCAGATACGCTTGCCCCGGGGACGTACACGGTCAGCGCAGGGAAAATTACCTTTAATCCCGGTGTGCTAGGATTAGGCAGCCATACGATTAAAGTGTCGACACCAGCACGATATAAAGACGCAACGGTGGGCTTGACTGTTTATCTGAAAAAGCCTATCTTAACCGCGGATACAACAAATAACGATGTTGGGCATCCGATCGATATCTCGTTCCCGGATGATGCCACTTGGCGTGGAGCGATTACGAGTGTGAAGGACGGAGCGACGGCAATAACGAATTATTCAGTCACCGAGGGGAAGCTCACGATTTATGCAGGTGTCCTGACGGAAGGCAATCATACGATCACAATAACAGCAACTGATTATGCAGACGCAATCGTGAATCAGACCGTTACGCTCATCCCTTCACCTGTGTTATCGGCGGACACTACAAACAATGATCCGGCTAATGTAATCGAAATTACGTTCCCGGATGACGGGGCTTGGCGTGATGAGATTACAGCGGTGAAGGACGGAGCGACTACGCTGCCAATCTCGAGATATAGCATTGTAGCGGGGAAAATCATTTTTAAAGCGGGCGCATTGGCATTAGGCAATCATACGATTAGAGTGCTGGCACCTAATTATTCGGATGCGACGGTTACCCAGATGATAGTGTTGAAGCATCCGGCATTAGCGGCAGACACGACGACTAATGATACGGAGAGTGAGATCGATGTCACCTTCCCGGATGACCCGGCATGGCGCGGATCAATAACGGAAATCCAAGACGGAGCGACGACGCTGTCGGCGAATTCTTATACCGTCTATGTGGGGAAGATTACGTTTAACGCCGGTGTGTTGTCTGCGGGCAGTCATACGCTCACAGTTAAGGCAACGAACTATAGCGACGCGATTATCCGTCAGGATATATTGATTTCAAACGTTATTATTAGCGACGATGCGTTGCTATCCAACCTGACTGTAAATCAAGGCTCGTTGACATTCGTATCATCGCAGCTTGAGTATAGTGTGAATGTAGCCAACGCTGTGGCAAGTGTCGGCTTCTCCGTAACCAAAGGGAATCCCAACCAAGCGCTCACGGTTATAGGTGCTACTGAAACCTCAGTCACGGATAACGTATATGCTTATAGCGCGAATGATTTGTTGGTTGGTTCTAATCTGATTCAGATTAAAGTGACGGCAGAGGACGGCAGTAGTAGCAATACCTATAAAGTCACGGTGACGCGCGATGTACAGGCTGAAGTGCCAGGCGGTAATGTCGTAATAGGCGGCGGCGCACCAGCAGCAAGTAACAATCCCGTTACATCGACTGATGGTAAGTTAACAGTTCCGACAGGCAAAGCAGGCGAGGTAAGCTTGCAAAATGAAGTTAAGGTATTCATACCGGCAGATGCTTCGGCCAAGGATTTGATAATAACGATAGACAAGCTTTTGGACACACAAAGTCTGCTCACGGATAAAGAAGTTCTTGTCAGCCCAATTTTTGAGATTCTTAAAAACTTCTCGGAGAACTTCAAGCAGCCGGTAACGCTGACTTTTGCATTCGATCCAACAAGCTTGAAGGGTGACCAGAAAGCATCGGTATTCTATTATGATGAAGTGAAAAAGCATTGGATGGAAGTCGGTGGCGTAGTAAATGGTAATCGTATAGTCGTAGAGGTAAATCATTTTACGAAGTATGCGGTATTCGCCGTCGGCCAAAGCTCGGAAGTACCGACGAAAGAGCCATCGACTGATGCGGACTTGAAATTAAGCGATATAGCCGGGCACTGGGCTGAAGCTAATATTAAGCAGGCGATAAGCGATGGAATCATCACCGGGTATCCGGGTGGTCTATTTAAGCCGAATCATACCGTTACGCGCGCTGAATTTGCTGTCATGCTGGTGAAGACGCTGAAGCTGCAGGGAAAAGGAGCAGAGCTGACCTTCTCGGATTCGGCAAAGATTGGAGTTTGGGCGCAGACAGCAGTTTCTCTTGCAGTACGTGAGGGTATTATTACGGGTTATGGTGACGGTAGCTTCCATCCGAATGCAGAGATTACGCGCGCGGAGATGGCGGTAATGATCGCCAAAGCTCTGGGTAAATCGAGCGATGCGAATGCTGCTGCATCGGGCTTCGCCGATGACGAGGATATTACCTCGTGGGCCAAGGGCAGCGTGGCTTACGTGAAGGAAGCAGGCATCGTAAAAGGGAAAGGCGATAATCGATTTGCTCCTCAAGATCATGCAACAAGAGCCGAGGCTGTAGCGATTCTACTGAGAGCCAAGGCACTGAAAAGCGAGCAAAGGTAG
- the ssuD gene encoding FMNH2-dependent alkanesulfonate monooxygenase: protein MEIFWFIPSHGDGRYLGTTEGARTVDYDYIRQIAQAADRLGYHGVLVPTGKACEDAWVAASSLIPATQRLKFLVAIRPGLMSPSTAARMASTFDRLSKGRLLVNVVTGGDPHELAGDGIFLSHQERYEQTDEFLTIWRRLMQGEEVTSSGKYLRTEASEVLFPALQKPYPPLYFGGSSPAAQQIAADHVDYYLTWGEPPAEVAEKIAQVRQQAEAAGRTVKFGIRLHVIVRETEQEAWEAADRLISHLDDKIIAEAQQILGRYDSVGQKRMSALHNGDRASLIISPNLWAGIGLVRGGAGTALVGDPVTVAERIKEYAELGIESFIFSGYPHLEEAYRTAELLFPLLPLTQQDEPNPSLTIQASGELIAYNKRPKSGNDLEAEGGNYGLAQQTVT, encoded by the coding sequence ATGGAAATATTCTGGTTTATCCCCTCGCATGGGGACGGCAGATATTTGGGCACTACTGAAGGTGCGAGAACGGTCGATTATGACTACATCCGACAAATCGCACAAGCGGCTGATCGGTTAGGCTATCATGGCGTGCTCGTACCAACCGGAAAAGCCTGTGAGGATGCTTGGGTGGCAGCTTCATCGCTTATTCCTGCCACCCAAAGACTTAAATTCCTCGTTGCCATACGTCCTGGGCTAATGTCACCCTCCACCGCTGCTAGAATGGCTTCCACCTTCGATAGACTTTCGAAGGGAAGACTTCTCGTTAACGTCGTAACCGGTGGAGATCCCCACGAGCTAGCGGGAGACGGAATATTCCTCTCTCACCAAGAGCGCTATGAGCAGACAGATGAATTTCTAACGATATGGCGGCGCCTGATGCAGGGAGAGGAAGTCACCTCCAGCGGAAAATATTTACGCACAGAAGCTTCTGAAGTACTCTTCCCGGCACTTCAGAAGCCTTATCCTCCCTTATATTTCGGAGGATCATCTCCTGCAGCACAGCAAATCGCCGCCGATCATGTTGACTACTATCTCACCTGGGGCGAACCCCCTGCAGAAGTCGCTGAGAAGATTGCTCAGGTAAGACAGCAGGCGGAGGCCGCTGGTCGAACAGTTAAGTTCGGCATTCGTCTACATGTTATTGTGAGGGAAACCGAGCAGGAAGCTTGGGAGGCTGCAGATCGGCTCATTAGTCATCTGGACGACAAAATCATTGCCGAAGCACAACAAATTCTCGGTCGCTATGATTCCGTCGGACAGAAAAGAATGTCTGCGCTTCACAATGGAGACAGGGCTTCCTTGATCATCTCCCCAAACCTGTGGGCTGGAATTGGACTCGTACGCGGTGGGGCTGGAACGGCTCTAGTAGGCGATCCGGTAACAGTAGCCGAAAGAATTAAGGAGTATGCCGAGCTTGGCATTGAATCGTTTATTTTTTCTGGTTATCCTCACTTAGAGGAAGCCTATCGAACGGCTGAATTGCTGTTCCCCTTGCTTCCTTTAACGCAACAAGATGAACCAAACCCATCTCTTACTATTCAAGCTTCAGGTGAACTCATCGCCTACAACAAACGCCCGAAATCAGGCAATGACCTCGAAGCCGAAGGAGGCAATTATGGGCTTGCTCAACAAACTGTTACGTAG
- a CDS encoding sulfonate ABC transporter substrate-binding protein — protein sequence MSKFIGINRKKTTLITALLVSIVLLVLSACGNNNASKESATSSTNKTEKTVRIGYQKYASVNILKERGTLEAKLAEINYKVEWTQFPGGPQLLEAINVGSIDFGNVGEAPPIFAQAAGTPLIYLGHSPASPKAESILVPENSSIKTGADLKGKKVALNKGSNVHYLLVKYLEKEGLKYTDIEVVFLPPADARAAFESGSVDAWVIWEPFYSAAQLATKARVLADGTGLVDNYEYYLSSRDLAEKHKDAVDVILAQLKESDQWAKDNQGELAEILSKALGIDVPSIKQALTHRGFGVEPITDDIIAAQQKIADVFFELKLIPKEIKISDAIIK from the coding sequence ATGTCCAAATTTATCGGCATTAATAGGAAGAAAACTACCTTGATTACAGCATTACTCGTATCCATCGTATTACTGGTTTTATCCGCCTGCGGAAATAACAATGCGAGCAAAGAGTCGGCTACCAGTTCAACGAACAAAACAGAAAAAACAGTACGTATCGGTTATCAAAAGTATGCTTCAGTAAACATCCTCAAGGAAAGAGGGACACTTGAAGCGAAGCTAGCCGAAATTAACTACAAGGTTGAATGGACGCAATTCCCGGGCGGACCGCAGCTACTCGAAGCCATCAACGTAGGCAGTATCGACTTCGGTAATGTCGGAGAAGCACCACCCATATTCGCACAAGCTGCTGGAACACCGCTCATTTATCTTGGGCATTCTCCTGCAAGCCCTAAAGCAGAATCCATCCTCGTACCTGAGAACTCTTCGATCAAGACAGGTGCTGATTTGAAGGGTAAGAAGGTAGCATTGAATAAAGGCTCCAACGTCCATTACCTACTTGTAAAATATTTAGAAAAAGAGGGACTGAAGTATACCGACATTGAAGTCGTTTTCCTTCCACCTGCTGATGCTAGAGCTGCATTCGAAAGCGGTAGCGTCGATGCATGGGTAATCTGGGAGCCCTTCTACTCTGCAGCCCAATTAGCAACCAAAGCGCGTGTATTAGCAGACGGTACAGGTCTCGTAGACAACTATGAATACTATCTCTCCTCCCGTGATCTTGCCGAAAAACATAAGGATGCCGTAGACGTCATTCTTGCACAGCTCAAGGAATCCGATCAGTGGGCGAAAGACAATCAAGGTGAGCTGGCCGAAATACTTTCAAAAGCACTCGGAATTGATGTTCCTTCTATTAAACAAGCATTAACTCACCGCGGATTTGGAGTCGAGCCAATTACCGACGATATTATCGCCGCACAACAGAAAATCGCTGATGTATTTTTTGAGCTTAAGCTGATTCCAAAAGAGATTAAGATTAGCGACGCAATCATTAAATAA
- a CDS encoding ABC transporter permease subunit, which translates to MGLLNKLLRSRFAPAFVPLLILVTWQLLGQFGFISSRTLPTPLKVAEAGLSVIENGQLFHHIFISSRRSFIGLAIGGGIGFLLGVINGVSYTANRLLDSTLQMVRNIPHLALIPLVILWFGIGETAKIFLVVLGVFFPIYMNTLHGIRSIDPGLVEMAKVYGLRGFSLYRHVIMPGALSSILVGLRFALGFMWLTLIVAETIAASEGIGFMAMDAREFMRTDLVVFSILIYALLGKLSDNAAKWLEYRLLKWNPNYAKL; encoded by the coding sequence ATGGGCTTGCTCAACAAACTGTTACGTAGTCGATTCGCACCGGCTTTCGTTCCCTTACTCATTTTAGTTACCTGGCAATTGCTCGGACAATTCGGATTTATATCCTCACGCACCCTGCCGACCCCGCTCAAAGTAGCGGAGGCCGGCTTGTCCGTTATTGAGAATGGTCAATTGTTCCATCATATTTTTATAAGCTCGAGACGATCATTCATCGGCCTCGCCATCGGCGGCGGGATCGGTTTCTTACTAGGCGTGATTAATGGTGTTTCCTATACTGCCAATCGTTTGCTCGACAGCACCTTACAAATGGTACGTAACATCCCCCATCTCGCACTCATTCCACTCGTCATTCTATGGTTCGGAATCGGTGAGACTGCCAAAATATTTCTCGTAGTGCTCGGTGTTTTCTTCCCGATCTATATGAATACCCTTCATGGGATTCGTTCCATTGACCCAGGACTGGTTGAAATGGCTAAAGTATACGGACTACGTGGTTTCTCTCTCTATCGCCATGTGATTATGCCAGGTGCATTATCCTCAATTCTCGTAGGTCTCAGGTTTGCTCTCGGCTTTATGTGGTTAACACTCATTGTCGCAGAGACGATCGCCGCTTCCGAAGGAATCGGATTCATGGCCATGGATGCGAGGGAATTCATGCGAACGGACCTCGTGGTATTCTCTATACTTATCTACGCGCTACTAGGGAAATTATCTGATAATGCTGCGAAATGGCTTGAATATCGCTTACTTAAATGGAATCCAAATTACGCTAAGCTGTAA